The genomic DNA CCAATTGATAGCCCCCTCCccagtgtccaactctttgccaccacaaagagagattctatgaatatttttgtatatatgggccctttttctttggtctctttgaggTATAGACCCAGTAGTGCTATTGCTAGGTGAAAAGGTTTAGTATGCACAGCTCTggatggttccaaattgctctctagaataatTGGACTAGTTCACAGCTTCCCCACAGTTTATTAGTGCTCCTGTTTTCCCATAACCcctccagaatttgtcattttccttttattatcttAGCCAATTGGATGGATATGAAGTGGTACTTcatctctctaattattagtgtcTTGAAGCATTTTTCCACAATTATTGATCAGTCTTTTCTTTCTGCTAAGTTTTTATCCCGTGGGTTCTTTTGTTGTTTGAACCTGCCTgaccctttgtgatcccatttgggattttctcagcagaGATGCTTTcctgccgtttccttctccagctcactttacagatggagaaactgaggcaaacagtgttaagtgacttgtctaggatcacacagctagtaagtgtctgaggctacatttgaacctaagCAGATGAACCCATGTGGACTCTTAGAACAGTCCCTGTCCTTACTTGCTGCTCATCTTTAAATCCATATAAATTCTGGGTACATCTTTCCTTCCACCAAAATGTGTCAGAGAATAAGCCTCATGACATTGAGGTGTAGTTTGAAGAGTTACAGGATCTGGACTCACATCCTGTCCTTCAGCTCACCCAAGGCCATTCCACCTCTTTAGCCTTCTCTCAATGTTCTCATCTGTATGGTGAAGTGTTGGACAAGGTGGCCCATGAGAGCTTTCCTGTGATGGACCCCATGACTCATCCCAGCCCATTACTGTTCATGGTTGAGGGAGTGAGGAGTGGAAGATCACTCCAAAGCTGTGAATTTGGGCGAGTGAAAGGATGGGAAATAGGGAAACTGAGCAGAGAAATGGGAGTGTGGGACAAGATAATGAATTCTGGTTTTGAGTCTGAAAGGACTATGGAACTGTCCAATAGGCAACTGGTGAAAGAAACTGAGATgatacaaaatgtcagaaaacaatgtctaaaaattatatttacatgtaatctggaaaaaatctaataatttaaaaaaagaagaaaggaaccaAGCCTGGAGAGCCAGAGAAACTAGGTCTTATAGAAATTGGTGAACCAACTGAacatagagatgaaaattaagaGCAACAGAATACCAAGAAGAGTACATGAACACTAGATGGCCTCCTTGGTAGCTGTTTTCCTTCATGGTTCTCTTTTTCCTTGAATAGGAACATTTTGGCAAGGGTAAATCGGAACAATTCAGTCTATTCAGTTCTCCTCATGGAAAAGACCTGCTTTTTAAGGACTCTACCAACCGGTTTCTGAGGGTCCCTGCAAGGATGGACTATGAACTCTACCTGGGATACCAGTACATCCAGGCTATTAAGCCTATGAGAGGTGAGCAGAGACTCTGGCCCATGCCAGGGGGGCCCAAGCTGTCAGCATATGGCAGAGGGTTGGGGGGAGTTTGTGGGGGTCCCAGCATTCTTAGCTACAGGTATCCTAAGACATCACAATCCTTTCAGGTCTTTGGTCTTTTGAGAATCCCAAAGCACTTTCTAAAAATCTGTGCTACTTGCTAAAGTGGAGAGACTGAGTCTCAGAGGTGTTAAATGGCTTTCTCCTAAGGGTCTCTCATATATCATGTTAGTCCAGATGGTTCTTAGTCAGCAGTACCTGAATCTGGTAGCccattattgattaattgattggcaaaaagggttaagtgacttgcccagagtcatacagctaagaagtatgtgaggtcaaatCAGACCTCACATCCTCTTGGCTCTAGGTCTGGTGTTCTATTCGCTATACCATCTACTTGCCCCTAGAGGACTTAAGTAATATTGgggtttttaaaaactcttaccttcagtcttagaatcaatattgtgtattggttccaaggcagaagagtgctaagggctaggcaatggtggatAAGtgaacatgtattttttttaaaacccttaccttctgtcttagaatcaatactatgtattgattccaaggcagaagagtggtaaggggtaagcaatgggagttaagtgacttgcccagggtcacacagttaggaagtgtctgaggtcatatttgaacccaggacctcccatatccaggattgattctatccactaagccacttagctgcccctggagGGCTTATATCCAATGAAAGATAGTGACAAACATTTCAAGAACTAAGTACTGAGACTGTACCACACTCAAGTATTATTTTGCTTGGCACAGAGGAAATTTTCTGGCctgcctctccccatcccatctatgctattttctccttgaggCCAACTACCCAGGAAATCTTCCTAGCCATGCAGTTCTAAGCTGACATTTACCAGGAAGCACATCAGAGAATGTCAaggtagaaggaaccttagagaacaTATATTTGTTCCCCTGATTTTAAAGATCTGAAAACCGAGTCCATTGAAGGAAAATTACACTCTCaaagtcatgaagagccagatccAAACAGTGAATGAGGAAGTATTTGGATGggcatattttgttttttgtttttaaacatccCTAATccctagtacaatgcctggcacacagaaggtggCTAGGTGGtgtatcttcctgaattcaaatccagcctcagacacttcctagttgtgtgaacctgggcaagtcatttaacccaccttgcctcagtttcttcatctgtaaaaatgatctgaggaaggaaatggcaaatcatacCAGGATCTTagctaagaaaaccacaaatagggtcacaaagagtaagacatgactcaAACGACTggacaaccaccaccaccaccacagaaaaaaaaaattacacttgAGAAAAATACAATGGGGTTGGAGTCGGAGtgcaaagggaaataaaaatggaaaatggtctGTTCTAGGAGttagaggacctagattcaaatcttgcctctgatgcttaGACCTAATCATGTAACTTTTTTCTGTCTCcatttattcatctgcaaaataaaggggttggactaggtggcttCTAAAGCTCTTCTCAGGTCTAGATCTGTGATTCGATGGTATGGTTTGTATTCTGATTctcttattaattgtgtgatcttggacatgtCACACAGGTGAATTAAAATGGAGTACAAAGGTTCTTAACttagggtttatttatttattattcctaagGGCCTGTGGATAAATTTCAGGGAGTCCATGATCTTGgataggccaaaaaaaaaaaaattgcatctttattttgaCTAACCTCTACCTGAAATTCCACATAATTAAAAGGATTACTCTGAGAAGTGGTCCATAGGTTTCATCCAATCCAAGACCCCCCAAAAGGGAGGAGTTATTCTAGTAGTAAAATGTGAGTGCTGCTACTCATGAGAATGTGGCCATCTAGTGGTGTGAGCTGCAAGTAAAAAAATCCAGAAATTtaagtttgtttttgcttttggcCTAGTTGAGATTCACAGGGATCCTACTTTGCCTCTGAACCTGCCCCCATCTATCTTATCTCCctaaaaaatttaagagaataatttctcctttctgaAGATTATAGGGCCTTATGGTTTGGaccagaagggaccttggagatcatttggTCTAGAcctctttgtttttaaagaagagatcGGGGTTGGTAGGATTCTCCTGGAATGTAATGAAAGGAGAGGCAATGAAATCAGTGTGCAAAGTACTTTGACCTCTTAGGtgttaaaggaaatgaaagagatgcTTACTGGAAAGATGACAACctccttaaaaaagcaaaacaatttttttccttccatcttaaaatcaaaaccaatgtattggttccaaggcagaagagtggtaaaccagggccaggcaatgagggttaagtgacttacccagagtcacacagggagaaagtgcctgaggtcagatttgaacctacaacctcccatctctggacctggctctctatccactaagtcactcaATTGCCTCCATAACCTCTTTTTAATGGCCAGAAGCTTTCAATGAATGAGCTCATGCATGGCCCATTCTTCACTTATGACCTTAAGGATGGATTACCAAACTGACTTCTCTTTCCAGGTCATGCCCTAGACAAGCTCCATCCCTTGGAGGACAAGAAGGTGAAATGGTGTACagtaagcaaagaagaaaaggcCAAATGTGATGAGTGGAGCGTGTTTAGTAATGGAGTCATCGCGTGTGAGGCGGCAGATGACACTGAAGATTGCATTGTCAAGATAATGGTAGGTAGCTCCCATTTTGGTATAGCACCAGTGTTTGGAGGTTcttcagccagaggacctgggttctagttaTGGACTTaatacttaccagttgtgtgacccagaACAAATTACCTGGCTCACTGAGACTCGGTTTCCTtccttataaaatgaagggcttggactaGGTGATTCTGAAAATAACATCTAACTCTAACCTCCTATTATTCAGTCCcattatttgggattttcctaTTATTCCTATCCTATTATTCAGGGTTTTCCTAACAGAGGAGAAAgatgataataaatattaataataacaatatttctgCAGAGTCTGGGCTGCTTTGTTAGGGGATTACATTGAATGACACTGAATTCCCCATTTGTCAGGAGCCAAATGTATGGCTGTCTGACTCAGATTGTCCATTCTGTCCCACCACTCCATGCCCAGGAACTAAGGAGAGCCATCAGGCAGGCTAATATGTGGAAAGCCTTTCAGTTCTCATTGGAATCTGCTACaaaagaaaacctgggtttttTAATACACTCCTAGTATACTGTTAGCCCCGTGACAAGGATCGAGATGAtctaaagaatttgtattttgtagGTAGAGTTTGAAAACTTTACCCCCTGACTCAATGAaagtatgttttcttttattgttgtgTGTCCATCATGGGGCAAACCATATTTTTttggtgtatgtatatatttacacatatattatttgtACACACATAACCAAAGTGATTACAGCTGTGTAATAATCCTAAAGTATCAAGGTTATTTAGTCTTCTCTATATCAATATCTTTCTTGCCCAAAGTTTAgtaccttctctcttcctctcacctcCATCAAGGGAGGTGGcttatttctcttccctctttagtTATTGTCCACCAAAGAGTCTTGGCCTTCCCTGTATCAAGGATGACTTGACTTAGTATATATCATAAGTGCCCCTATGCCAAGGAGAGGGAAATTGTCTTGCAGTAAAAGATGTGCAGgcataaaaaataatatttaaaatggtCATGTTAGGTCTCCTGGGTTCCTTCCCATaccagcattggtgaaggttttcaaattCTCATGCCTAGActgcaatttcaagctgcctgtgattccccctgcattaccccaatGGTCAGAGGAAGGAAATGCTCACTTTGGGCAGTTGGACAGAGGAACgagacatgcaaaaaatgttctcCTGCACtgtggagaggaggaatggagcagctcctcTGTGCCGGTTCTGCATgcatgccaatactttgccaacacTGTCCTGGACTGTCTACTTGCTtagttttctataaaatgaggtggttggttTATgtgacctcagaggtcccttttagctctggaTCTCTGATGCCACCAGTCTTAGATGTGACTTTAAAGATAAGGAACAGTCCAAGCAGAGGAGGGATGGCATTAGAGCTTGCAGATGGCCAAGAGCAGTTGTAGAGATCAATGAAAAATAGTGTCCATCTCTCTGTGGATGTGGATGTCCGCAGAGGGCAAGAGAGGAGAGTGGTGGCTAGGGAAAGTATAGTGCTAATAGAGCTAATAATGATTATAACTAACATGTATGTAGGCTAtagctatatatgtataaatgtttaGCACACTTTaaagtgtgtgtgcatatatatttatgcatataaatTCATTTACTTAAATAGAAATAGTTACAGAGCAAGTTTAATTGGTTTCTCTGATGAATATTAAGCTTCtccacatatgtacacacatacattaaAGTATGCTGagaattttacatatgttatctcaagTGAACTTCACAATAGTTCTCTGACAGGTGCCAcagctattattacctccattttaaatatgaggaaactgaggctgagagaggttaagtgacttaaatgaaatttccttttatctctagaCTGACCGCTTCAGACTCACCATTAGCTAGTTTCACAGctgtcagaaagacttgaaaccattgtcttttcattttttttaatacacaGAGACAATTTTcgacaatttttgacattttctgaTTCAGATTCTCGTGAACTTGGATTTTCTTACCTCAGGGCCAACATCATCAAAGATTTCATCCTCGTACTGGCCAGTTAGCTTTATATTGAAGGCAAATATTCCACAGTCAAAGACTGTGTTCCTGTATCCTGAAGTTCATAAATAAATACAGGTGGTCAAAGGAACACTGAAGGAGACATTTAGAGAGGTCAGGTAGCTTAGTATTCTTGGTAAGGAAAGAAAGTGGTGGTGTCCAATAACCAGAAAATCGAGATGTGGACACTAGGACAGATGACTTTGGTTTGAGACCTGActattagctttgtgatcatCCATTTCTCTGGTCCTTAGTTGGCCTATgaataagatgggaataataattgtaaaactctGTAGGGCACGGGACTATTGTCAGGAAAATGTCTTGTAAACCATAAAGAGCTATctaaaatgtgaactattatctCCCTAATCATCTGCTGTATGAGATTGATATTCAGGGTAGTTTTCTGATGTCCAACTCCCCCCAAGCTCCTGTTTTTTCCAACTttgtcctccctccccaccaatcCCTAATCAGTCAGCACAGACCCAGGGCTACTGGGTCAGATGGATCAGGGAACACCCagatatattgaaaattatttgcTTTGCTACTATAGAAAGGGGAAGCTGATGCCATGAGCATGGATGGAGGATATGTCTATACTGCTGGCAAGTGTGGTCTGGTGCCTGTCCTTGTTGAGAACTACCGTAAGTAGAGGGAGAATTTCCCCTTATGCTTGACTCT from Gracilinanus agilis isolate LMUSP501 unplaced genomic scaffold, AgileGrace unplaced_scaffold58828, whole genome shotgun sequence includes the following:
- the LOC123256428 gene encoding serotransferrin-like; this encodes MDYELYLGYQYIQAIKPMRGHALDKLHPLEDKKVKWCTVSKEEKAKCDEWSVFSNGVIACEAADDTEDCIVKIMKGEADAMSMDGGYVYTAGKCGLVPVLVENYLSNKDEPLGPDCENKPATGESELIILGVEGTFLF